CTTGATGCAGCTATTAGACGCCAAACGGTGGAACGAAGCGCTTAGAACCGCTGAAGAATTTGGCGTTTCAAGAAAGGGTTTATCAGCTCTGAAAGAGGTTTTTGAAGCTAAGGGAAAAGACGCTTCCAAGGTCCTAACTGACGTAAAGAAAAAGCTAGGGGAATATGAGAGTCCGGTTACAGCAGTAGATAACCTGCAGCAAATCATTGAGTTATGCAAAGAAAGCGGAGTTAAATTCAACATGTCAATTGAAACAGGATTTGCACGAGGCTTAGAATACTATACTGGAATGATTTTCGAGCCGCTTGTACCTGAGATGGAGATTTCACTAGGCGGCGGTGGACGATATGATAAACTCGTTGAACTGTTTGGAGGTGAGCCTACACCGGCAGTAGGAGTTGCTCACGGGCTGGATCGCATCGCGCTGGCAATAGACAAACAAAACGTCACGCTGAAGATTTCTAAGAAAATCGTGGCGGTTATTCCCATTGGTGAAAAGGCAGTTTCCAAAGCTTTTGCAATAGCGTTGCAGCTAAGAAAAAGGGGAATAGCTGTAGAATTAGAGGTTATGGGGCGAACAGTTTCGCGAGCGTTACAGGATGCTGACAGAAGGAAAATGGCATACGCTGTTATTCTAGGTCCGAAGGAGCTTGAAAAAGGTAAAGTGATGCTGAGAGACATGGAAAAGCGTCAGCAACGCCCAATCAACATTGATGACATATCTGAAGAAGTTTCGAAGAAGATGAGTTAGATGTTTGTAGAGGGTGGTTCAGGAACGGGTATAGCTTTAGGTTTTCGCCTTACCAACTCAAAAATCGCAATCACACCAAAGATGATTAGTGCTACCCACAAAAATGCACCTAAGAAAATGTTTGCCAACCAACTAAGAGATAGAAAATCCATTTCAGCAGAATAGTAATCCAGTGATAAACCGAAAATGGAAAAGTAAAAATTGAAATACCAGTGAAGCAAAATCGGCGCTTGAACCCCATAGTAAAGATACGCCAAAGCAAAAACTGCGCCGCTCACTGTTGCTGGAGCTATTTTACCTAGCTCCCAATTACCAAAATAGTGGGCGATACCGAAAAGAAAAGCAGTTAGGAATATCATCATCCATTCGGCCCAGAAAACCCCTCCAAGCAAGCCAGCTTCACCGATGGTTCTCAAACCGATCATCTTCTTAGCCTTTTCAGGCTGCAAAACAGATAGAATGCACGTCTTTAATCGTTGGCTCCAAGAAAAGCCAGGTCTCGTTCTTTTTCCAGCAACAAAAATGTAAGTCGCTAGGAAAGTTCCTATTGGAATTATCCGGAACAATATCTCTTCGACTAGTGGAGCCCGCGAAAATCGTAGGAAGTCCAAGAAAGGCTCATCTGTAATGCGTGGCTCTCCTATGGGAATTCCACTCTGCGTCTGAAAGAAATGTAATACGATTGTGACCACTAGCAACATGGATGTTATTGCTGGCATAGCAAGCAAGTTGTTGCTGAAAGGACTTCGTTTAGTATCAACAGAAAAGAATTCTCGGACTCTGCTGGGAAGATCATCCCTGTACCTCCAAGCGGCAGCAAAACAAAAAGCAAATATCCACCAGAGAAATAAATAATAGAGCCCAGCGTTTATGGTTATCTCCATATCTACAATGAGCAAGGGATATAGCCTTATTGGTCCTTGGCTGAATGTTAGCCCTTCTGCAGTGGAGAAAAAAACCAGAATCCCCAAGCCCATCGAAAGCATGTATGTTAGGATGATGAAAAAACCGACTATGAAAATGATGGCGAAAAGAAGTTTTTGAAGTGTTTCAGATAAACTTGAGGTCATAGTGTACCCCGTTTACGATTAAACAAGGGATATGTTTCTATTAACTTTAATCCAAGTGTTAACCGAGTATACTGTCTAAGACACGATTTGCCGACGCATCCACTTCTTTCATGTTTTTGTCTGTTCTTGAAATATGATTGAAGGATACGCTTTGA
Above is a window of Candidatus Bathyarchaeota archaeon DNA encoding:
- a CDS encoding ATP phosphoribosyltransferase regulatory subunit, encoding LMQLLDAKRWNEALRTAEEFGVSRKGLSALKEVFEAKGKDASKVLTDVKKKLGEYESPVTAVDNLQQIIELCKESGVKFNMSIETGFARGLEYYTGMIFEPLVPEMEISLGGGGRYDKLVELFGGEPTPAVGVAHGLDRIALAIDKQNVTLKISKKIVAVIPIGEKAVSKAFAIALQLRKRGIAVELEVMGRTVSRALQDADRRKMAYAVILGPKELEKGKVMLRDMEKRQQRPINIDDISEEVSKKMS
- a CDS encoding CPBP family intramembrane metalloprotease encodes the protein MTSSLSETLQKLLFAIIFIVGFFIILTYMLSMGLGILVFFSTAEGLTFSQGPIRLYPLLIVDMEITINAGLYYLFLWWIFAFCFAAAWRYRDDLPSRVREFFSVDTKRSPFSNNLLAMPAITSMLLVVTIVLHFFQTQSGIPIGEPRITDEPFLDFLRFSRAPLVEEILFRIIPIGTFLATYIFVAGKRTRPGFSWSQRLKTCILSVLQPEKAKKMIGLRTIGEAGLLGGVFWAEWMMIFLTAFLFGIAHYFGNWELGKIAPATVSGAVFALAYLYYGVQAPILLHWYFNFYFSIFGLSLDYYSAEMDFLSLSWLANIFLGAFLWVALIIFGVIAIFELVRRKPKAIPVPEPPSTNI